The Mesorhizobium sp. B1-1-8 genome contains a region encoding:
- a CDS encoding YeaH/YhbH family protein — MPIFIDRRLNPKDKSLGNRQRFLRRARAELKRSIRDQIRTGRISDADGEHTVSMPASGTSEPSFTDAKDSGARHHVLPGNKHFSAGDRLPKPRQGGGMGSGPGLTPSEDDFRFVLSREEVLDLFFEDLELPDLVKLSLKEILTFRPRRAGFAAAGSPTNINIGRTMRNSHGRRIALKRPKREELDAILAELAPLESGTADAATRQRILALQAELDRLERRRKVIAYVDPVDIRFNRFEAQPLPNANAVMFCLMDVSGSMGEREKDLAKRFFVLLHLFLKRRYDRTEIVFIRHTHEAQEVDEDTFFHSTQSGGTVVSKALEEMQRIIDERYPSREWNIYAAQASDGDNFAADSAHCIALLDGEIMRLCQYFAYVEIIDERESHIFGSTENGTSLWRAYKVVKERWPNFAISRIATAADIYPVFRKLFTRSLELQKSR; from the coding sequence ATGCCCATCTTCATCGATCGCCGCCTGAACCCGAAGGACAAGAGCCTCGGCAATCGCCAGCGCTTCCTGCGGCGGGCGCGCGCGGAGCTGAAGCGAAGCATCCGCGACCAGATCCGAACCGGCAGGATTTCCGATGCGGATGGCGAGCATACCGTTTCGATGCCCGCCAGCGGCACCAGCGAGCCGAGCTTCACCGATGCCAAGGATAGCGGCGCGCGGCATCATGTGCTGCCCGGGAACAAGCATTTCTCCGCCGGCGATCGGCTGCCGAAGCCAAGGCAAGGCGGCGGCATGGGATCGGGGCCCGGGCTGACGCCGTCGGAAGATGATTTTCGTTTCGTCCTCTCCCGCGAAGAGGTGCTCGACCTGTTCTTCGAGGATCTGGAACTGCCCGACCTGGTCAAGCTCAGCCTCAAGGAAATTCTGACCTTCAGGCCGCGGCGCGCCGGCTTCGCGGCGGCCGGCTCGCCGACCAACATCAATATCGGGCGCACGATGCGAAACAGTCATGGCCGCCGCATCGCGCTCAAGCGGCCCAAGCGCGAAGAGCTCGACGCCATCCTCGCGGAGCTCGCGCCCCTTGAGTCGGGCACTGCGGACGCCGCGACGCGCCAGCGCATCTTGGCATTGCAAGCAGAACTCGATCGGCTCGAGCGCCGCCGCAAGGTGATCGCCTATGTCGATCCTGTCGACATCCGCTTCAACCGCTTCGAAGCGCAGCCCCTGCCGAATGCCAATGCAGTCATGTTCTGCCTGATGGACGTGTCCGGCTCCATGGGCGAGCGCGAGAAGGACCTGGCCAAGCGCTTTTTCGTGCTGCTGCACCTCTTCCTGAAGCGGCGCTACGACCGGACCGAAATCGTCTTCATCCGCCATACCCACGAAGCCCAGGAGGTGGACGAGGACACATTCTTCCACAGCACGCAGAGCGGCGGCACGGTGGTCTCCAAGGCCCTGGAGGAGATGCAGCGCATTATCGATGAGCGTTACCCCAGCCGCGAGTGGAACATCTATGCCGCCCAGGCTTCGGACGGCGACAATTTCGCTGCCGATTCCGCGCATTGCATCGCCCTGCTCGACGGCGAGATCATGCGTCTGTGCCAGTATTTCGCCTATGTCGAGATCATCGACGAGCGCGAAAGCCACATCTTCGGTTCCACCGAGAACGGGACGTCGCTCTGGCGTGCCTACAAGGTCGTCAAGGAGCGGTGGCCGAACTTCGCGATAAGCCGCATTGCCACGGCCGCCGATATCTACCCCGTCTTCCGCAAGCTTTTCACCAGGTCGCTGGAACTCCAGAAGAGCCGTTGA
- a CDS encoding J domain-containing protein, with translation MGEMKPYPKYFEKIRIRPEKDAELKSRAPICQWDGCKEAGTHRAPVGRLKEGEYFRFCFEHVREYNKSFNYFSGVSDSEIARFQKEALTGHRPTWKMGINGGTTRSAPDFAQQRSGRAGYYNRMRDPFNLFTNGPREPRERKAKPLEAKALETLGLDTKATGKDIKARYKELVKRHHPDANGGDRGSEDRFRDVLQAYRVLKQAGLC, from the coding sequence ATGGGTGAGATGAAACCGTATCCCAAATATTTCGAAAAAATTCGCATCCGGCCGGAAAAGGACGCGGAGCTGAAGTCGCGTGCGCCGATCTGCCAGTGGGACGGTTGCAAGGAGGCCGGCACGCATCGCGCGCCGGTGGGGCGCCTGAAGGAGGGCGAGTATTTTCGCTTCTGCTTTGAGCATGTGCGCGAATACAACAAGAGTTTCAATTATTTCTCCGGCGTGTCGGACAGCGAGATCGCCCGCTTCCAGAAGGAGGCGCTGACCGGCCATCGGCCGACCTGGAAGATGGGCATCAATGGCGGCACGACGCGCTCGGCGCCCGACTTCGCGCAGCAGCGTTCGGGGCGCGCCGGCTACTACAACCGCATGCGCGACCCCTTCAACCTGTTCACCAACGGGCCCAGGGAGCCGCGCGAGCGCAAGGCCAAGCCGCTTGAGGCCAAGGCGCTGGAAACGCTTGGCCTTGATACAAAGGCGACTGGCAAGGATATCAAGGCGCGCTATAAGGAACTGGTGAAGCGCCACCATCCGGATGCGAATGGCGGCGACAGAGGTTCGGAAGACCGGTTCCGCGATGTGCTGCAGGCCTATCGTGTGCTCAAGCAGGCCGGATTGTGCTGA
- a CDS encoding SpoVR family protein, translating into MPKQAPTSDLLFSGSDWNFQTLSRAYEAIEALAVEELHLDIYPVQMEVISSEQMLDAYSSVGMPLMYRHWSFGKHFLFQELLYRKGGRGLAYELVINSNPCIVYLMEENTMALQALVTAHAALGHNHFFKNNHLFRQWTDAGAILSYLDFAKSYIARCEEKHGLAAVEAVLDAAHALMGQGVFRYRHPPKLSSEMQCEELRERLEYEERSYNDLWRTLPPSKDGGKPAEIADDAAERKKSLNLPEENLLYFLEKNSLVLQPWQREILRIVRVIAQYFYPQRQTQVMNEGCATFVHYTLMNMLFDRGRISEGAMLEILRNHSNVIFQPAFDDPRFSGINPYALGLDMMQDIQRISTNPTREDRDWFPDIAGRGDWLETLLDAWANHRDESFIRQYLSPTLIRKWRLFALADSADLPHYEVASIHNERGYSRIRAALANNYDVGASQPDIQVTDVDLLGDRHLRLQHKVKDGIALEDDSRDATLRHIRSLWGYDVSLAAVDAETGATLGERSTKDL; encoded by the coding sequence ATGCCAAAGCAGGCTCCAACATCCGATTTGCTGTTTTCCGGTTCGGACTGGAATTTCCAGACGCTGTCGCGCGCCTACGAAGCCATCGAGGCGCTCGCGGTCGAAGAGCTTCACCTCGACATCTATCCGGTGCAGATGGAGGTCATCTCCTCGGAGCAGATGCTCGACGCCTATTCATCGGTCGGCATGCCGCTGATGTATCGGCATTGGTCGTTCGGCAAGCATTTTCTCTTCCAGGAACTGCTTTACCGCAAAGGCGGCCGCGGCCTTGCCTATGAGCTCGTCATCAACTCCAATCCCTGCATCGTCTACCTGATGGAGGAGAACACCATGGCCTTGCAGGCCCTGGTGACGGCCCACGCGGCCCTTGGCCACAACCATTTCTTCAAGAACAACCATCTGTTCCGGCAGTGGACGGATGCCGGCGCCATTTTAAGCTATCTGGATTTTGCCAAGAGCTACATCGCCCGCTGCGAGGAAAAGCATGGCCTGGCCGCCGTCGAGGCCGTTCTCGATGCGGCCCATGCGCTGATGGGACAGGGCGTGTTCAGATATCGCCACCCGCCGAAGCTGTCCTCTGAAATGCAGTGCGAAGAGCTGCGCGAGCGCCTGGAATATGAGGAGCGCTCCTACAACGATCTCTGGCGCACGCTGCCCCCGTCGAAAGACGGCGGCAAGCCCGCCGAGATCGCCGACGATGCCGCCGAGCGTAAGAAGTCGCTCAATCTTCCAGAGGAGAACCTGCTCTACTTCCTTGAAAAGAACAGCCTGGTGCTTCAGCCCTGGCAGCGCGAAATCCTGAGGATCGTTCGCGTCATCGCGCAATATTTCTATCCGCAGCGCCAGACCCAGGTCATGAACGAAGGCTGCGCCACCTTCGTGCACTACACGCTCATGAACATGCTTTTCGACCGGGGCCGGATCAGCGAAGGCGCCATGCTCGAAATCCTGCGCAACCATTCGAACGTGATCTTCCAGCCGGCCTTCGACGATCCGCGGTTTTCCGGCATCAATCCCTATGCCCTCGGTCTCGACATGATGCAGGACATCCAGCGCATCTCGACAAATCCCACCAGGGAAGACCGCGACTGGTTCCCGGACATTGCCGGCCGTGGCGACTGGCTGGAGACCTTGCTCGACGCCTGGGCCAATCACCGCGACGAATCCTTCATTCGCCAGTACCTGAGCCCGACCCTGATACGCAAATGGCGGCTGTTTGCCTTGGCTGACAGCGCGGACCTTCCCCATTACGAGGTCGCATCGATCCATAACGAGCGCGGCTACAGCAGGATACGGGCCGCGCTGGCCAACAACTATGACGTCGGGGCGAGCCAGCCCGACATTCAGGTGACGGATGTGGACCTGCTGGGCGACCGGCATTTGCGGCTGCAGCACAAGGTCAAGGACGGCATCGCGCTCGAGGATGACAGCCGCGACGCGACGCTGCGCCATATCCGCAGCCTCTGGGGTTATGACGTCAGCCTGGCGGCGGTCGACGCCGAAACGGGCGCAACGCTTGGCGAGCGCTCGACCAAGGACCTTTGA
- a CDS encoding BolA family protein — MSIQSTMEDKLKAAFSPERLVVINESHLHAGHHHHGSDHHGAFDGAGETHFRVRIVSPSFAGMGRIERHRAVNELLADELKAGVHALAIEPAAPGEKTRW; from the coding sequence ATGTCCATACAGTCGACGATGGAAGACAAGCTGAAAGCGGCATTTTCGCCGGAGCGGCTGGTCGTCATCAACGAAAGCCATCTTCACGCCGGCCATCACCACCACGGCTCCGACCACCACGGCGCCTTCGACGGCGCCGGCGAGACGCATTTTCGCGTCCGCATCGTCTCGCCCAGTTTTGCCGGCATGGGCCGCATCGAGCGTCACCGCGCCGTCAACGAATTGCTTGCCGACGAGTTGAAGGCCGGCGTGCATGCGCTGGCGATCGAGCCGGCGGCTCCCGGCGAAAAGACGCGCTGGTAG
- a CDS encoding alpha/beta hydrolase, producing MIDRRSLILASLAAMLPAETFAAWQLRPPEPQTVDYGPAKLDIYAPDSARGRPIVFFIHGGAWRLGNRGNVNAKPGFLLDNGFLFVSIDYRMVPQADVATQASDVEKAYAYVRSNIAKYGGDPDRIAVMGHSAGCHLAALTGLRGGLPAVAALVLDDTEAYDIAALAQAQGGRLRPIYAKAFPDRARWRALSPATYIESGKHPPVFVAYSGAPIRSVAAHAFADRLRAAGTRVTLFDGSAYTHMSINRDFGEEGDALTAAVMAFLKSTVA from the coding sequence ATGATCGATCGGCGAAGCCTCATCCTGGCGTCCCTGGCGGCAATGCTGCCGGCGGAGACTTTCGCTGCCTGGCAGTTGCGCCCGCCGGAACCGCAGACCGTCGATTATGGACCCGCCAAGCTCGATATCTACGCGCCCGACAGTGCCAGAGGCCGACCGATCGTCTTCTTCATCCATGGCGGCGCCTGGCGGCTCGGCAACCGCGGCAACGTCAACGCCAAGCCGGGTTTCCTGCTCGACAACGGCTTCCTGTTCGTCTCGATCGACTACCGCATGGTGCCGCAGGCCGATGTCGCCACCCAGGCAAGCGATGTCGAGAAGGCTTATGCCTATGTGCGGTCCAACATTGCCAAATATGGCGGCGATCCAGACCGCATCGCGGTCATGGGTCATTCCGCGGGCTGCCATCTGGCGGCGCTGACCGGGCTTCGCGGCGGCTTGCCCGCCGTCGCCGCGCTGGTGCTCGACGATACCGAGGCCTATGACATCGCCGCCCTGGCGCAAGCGCAGGGCGGCAGGCTGCGGCCGATCTATGCCAAGGCTTTTCCGGACCGGGCCCGGTGGCGCGCGCTTTCGCCTGCAACCTACATCGAAAGCGGCAAGCATCCGCCGGTCTTCGTCGCCTATTCCGGCGCGCCGATCCGCTCGGTTGCCGCGCATGCGTTCGCGGACCGGCTACGCGCGGCGGGCACCAGGGTGACCCTGTTCGACGGCAGCGCCTATACGCACATGTCGATCAATCGCGATTTCGGCGAGGAAGGCGACGCTTTGACCGCTGCTGTGATGGCGTTCCTGAAGTCGACGGTCGCCTGA
- a CDS encoding PrkA family serine protein kinase, translating to MRENQSDVFDLFSKIYTSAAQEEMSLQQYLLACREDKSMYASAAERMVTAIGEPTFFDTSKDERLGRIFANRTIKIYPSFADFYGMEDTIERIAGYFRYASQGLEERRQILYLLGPVGGGKSSLAERLKKLMEERPIYTLKIGDKISPVFESPLGLFNPDRMGDLLEDKYGIARRRLSGLISPWAAKRLDELSGDISKFSVVKLMPSRLRQISIAKTEPGDENNQDVSALVGKVDIRQLENFSQSDPDAYSYSGGLNRTTQGLLEFVEMFKAPIKVLHPLLTATQEGSYNGTENFGSFPYQGIIVAHSNESEWLQFKSNKNNEAFLDRILVVKVPYCLRITEERQIYEKLLRESELASSPCAPEVLDLLSRFTVSTRLAEHDNSPLYTKMRVYDGENLKEVDPKAKSIQEYRDAAGVDEGMTGVSTRFAFKILSQTFNYDTKEVAADPVHLMYILEQAIKREQFPKETEAAYLDFLKSELATRYAEFIGHEIQKAYLESYSEYGQNLFDRYIAYADAWIEDQDYKDPDTGQILNREVLDNELSQVEKPAGIANPKDFRNEVVKFTLRARARNHGRNPSWTSYEKLREVIEKRMFGQVEDLLPVISFGSKQDSVTAKRHTEFVQRMVERGYTERQVRRLVDWYMRVDKAG from the coding sequence ATGCGCGAGAATCAATCCGACGTCTTCGACCTGTTTTCGAAGATTTACACCAGTGCGGCCCAGGAGGAGATGAGCCTCCAGCAATACCTCCTGGCCTGCCGCGAGGACAAGTCGATGTATGCCTCCGCGGCCGAGCGGATGGTGACGGCGATCGGTGAACCGACGTTTTTCGACACCAGCAAGGACGAGCGACTCGGCCGGATATTCGCCAACAGGACAATCAAGATCTACCCCTCCTTCGCCGACTTCTACGGCATGGAAGACACGATCGAGCGGATCGCCGGCTACTTCCGCTACGCTTCACAGGGGCTCGAGGAGCGCAGGCAGATCCTCTATCTTCTGGGACCCGTGGGCGGCGGCAAGTCCTCCCTGGCCGAGCGGCTCAAGAAGCTCATGGAAGAGCGCCCGATCTACACATTGAAGATCGGCGACAAGATCAGCCCGGTTTTCGAATCCCCGCTCGGGCTTTTCAATCCAGACCGCATGGGTGACCTTTTGGAGGACAAATACGGTATCGCCCGGCGCCGGCTGAGCGGCCTGATCTCGCCGTGGGCGGCCAAGCGCCTCGACGAATTGTCCGGCGACATCTCCAAGTTCAGCGTGGTCAAATTGATGCCCTCGCGGCTGCGTCAGATCAGCATCGCCAAGACCGAGCCAGGCGACGAGAACAACCAGGACGTCTCGGCCCTGGTCGGCAAGGTCGATATCCGACAGCTGGAGAATTTCAGCCAATCCGATCCCGACGCCTATTCCTACAGCGGCGGACTGAACCGCACGACGCAGGGCCTGCTCGAATTCGTCGAGATGTTCAAGGCGCCGATCAAGGTTCTGCACCCCTTGCTGACGGCGACCCAGGAAGGCAGCTACAACGGCACCGAGAATTTCGGATCGTTCCCCTACCAGGGCATCATCGTGGCCCACTCCAACGAGTCGGAATGGCTGCAGTTCAAGAGCAACAAGAACAACGAGGCGTTCCTTGACCGCATACTGGTCGTCAAGGTGCCCTATTGCCTGCGCATCACCGAAGAGCGGCAGATTTACGAGAAGCTGCTGCGCGAAAGCGAACTGGCGTCTTCGCCATGCGCGCCGGAAGTCCTCGACCTGCTCAGCCGCTTCACCGTCTCGACCCGTCTGGCCGAGCATGACAATTCGCCGCTCTATACCAAGATGCGGGTTTACGACGGCGAGAACCTGAAGGAGGTGGACCCCAAGGCGAAGTCCATCCAGGAATACCGCGATGCGGCCGGAGTGGACGAAGGCATGACCGGCGTCAGCACGCGCTTTGCTTTCAAGATCCTGTCGCAGACCTTCAACTACGACACCAAGGAGGTGGCCGCCGATCCGGTGCATCTGATGTATATCCTGGAGCAGGCGATCAAGCGCGAGCAGTTCCCGAAGGAAACCGAAGCGGCCTATCTCGACTTCCTGAAATCCGAGCTCGCCACCCGCTACGCCGAATTCATCGGCCATGAGATCCAGAAGGCGTATCTGGAGTCCTACAGCGAATACGGCCAGAACCTGTTCGACCGCTACATCGCCTATGCCGACGCCTGGATCGAGGACCAGGACTACAAGGATCCCGACACCGGCCAGATCCTGAACCGCGAGGTTCTCGACAACGAACTGTCCCAGGTCGAAAAGCCGGCCGGCATCGCCAATCCCAAGGACTTCCGCAACGAGGTGGTGAAGTTCACACTGCGTGCGCGGGCCAGGAATCACGGCCGCAATCCATCCTGGACCAGCTATGAAAAGCTGCGCGAGGTGATCGAAAAACGCATGTTCGGCCAGGTCGAGGACCTGCTGCCGGTGATCAGCTTCGGCTCCAAGCAGGACAGCGTCACGGCCAAGCGGCACACCGAGTTCGTGCAGCGGATGGTCGAGCGCGGCTATACCGAACGCCAGGTCCGCCGGCTGGTGGACTGGTACATGCGCGTCGACAAGGCGGGTTGA
- the cobT gene encoding cobaltochelatase subunit CobT → MAGPGDNTRNKPKTGSEADSFKRAVSVCMRAIAGDKDLEVGFAKDRPALAGNRARLPELPKKASAADIAITRGIGDSMALKRACHDARIHTRLAPEGKLARAVFDSVEQARVEAIGSRAMQGVADNIGSMLEDKYARANLVDVKDKADAPLEEALALMVREKLTGRAIPKSGERLVDLWRPWVEDKAGADLDGLSAKLDDQQAFARVVRDMLVSMEMAEELGDDQETEDTEDNDENEQQGEEQSEEGGEDDSGSEQSQSEDAEASADEEDTAETEATDATSDDLSDEDDSDAETPGEARRNDNPFLNLPKEIDYKVFTTAFDETVGADDLCEEEELDRLRAFLDKQLANLSGVVGRLANRLQRRLMAQQNRSWDFDLEEGYLDPARLVRVVIDPMQPLSFKQERDTKFRDTVVSLVLDNSGSMRGRPITVAATCADILARTLERCGVSVEILGFTTRAWKGGQAREKWLKDGKPPNPGRLNDLRHIIYKSADHPWRRARRNLGLMMREGLLKENIDGEALLWAHNRLIGRPEQRKILMMISDGAPVDDSTLSVNPGNYLERHLRAVIELIETRSPVELLAIGIGHDVTRYYRRAVTIVDAEELAGAMTEQLASLFGEESARDTRRGGMRRAG, encoded by the coding sequence ATGGCGGGTCCAGGCGACAACACGCGCAACAAGCCGAAGACGGGGTCTGAAGCCGACAGCTTCAAGCGCGCCGTCAGCGTCTGCATGCGCGCCATCGCCGGCGACAAGGATCTCGAAGTCGGCTTCGCCAAGGACCGGCCGGCGCTTGCCGGAAACCGTGCCCGTTTGCCTGAACTGCCGAAGAAGGCCTCTGCGGCCGATATCGCCATCACCCGCGGTATCGGCGATTCCATGGCGCTGAAGCGCGCCTGTCACGATGCGCGCATCCACACCAGACTGGCGCCGGAAGGCAAGCTCGCGCGGGCTGTTTTCGACTCGGTCGAGCAGGCGCGCGTCGAGGCGATCGGCAGCCGCGCCATGCAGGGCGTCGCCGACAATATCGGCTCGATGCTCGAGGACAAATACGCCAGGGCGAACCTCGTCGACGTCAAGGACAAGGCCGACGCGCCGCTCGAGGAGGCGCTCGCGCTGATGGTGCGCGAAAAGCTCACCGGTCGCGCAATCCCGAAGAGCGGCGAGCGGCTGGTCGATCTGTGGCGCCCCTGGGTCGAGGACAAGGCAGGCGCCGATCTCGACGGGCTGTCGGCCAAGCTCGACGACCAGCAGGCTTTCGCCCGCGTCGTGCGCGACATGCTGGTCTCCATGGAAATGGCCGAGGAGCTCGGCGACGACCAGGAAACCGAGGACACAGAGGACAACGACGAGAACGAGCAGCAGGGCGAGGAGCAGAGCGAAGAGGGCGGCGAGGACGATTCCGGCTCCGAGCAGTCGCAGTCCGAGGATGCCGAAGCGTCCGCCGACGAGGAAGATACGGCCGAGACGGAAGCAACCGACGCTACGTCCGACGACCTCTCCGACGAGGACGATTCCGACGCCGAGACGCCGGGCGAGGCGCGCCGCAATGACAATCCGTTCCTCAACCTGCCCAAGGAAATCGATTACAAGGTCTTCACCACCGCCTTCGACGAGACGGTCGGTGCCGATGATTTGTGCGAGGAAGAGGAACTCGACCGGCTGCGCGCCTTCCTCGACAAGCAGCTTGCCAACCTCTCCGGCGTCGTCGGGCGACTGGCGAACCGGCTGCAGCGCCGCCTGATGGCGCAGCAGAACCGCTCCTGGGATTTCGACCTGGAAGAAGGCTATCTCGATCCGGCGCGCCTGGTACGCGTCGTCATCGACCCGATGCAGCCGCTGTCCTTCAAGCAGGAGCGCGACACCAAGTTTCGCGACACGGTGGTGTCGCTGGTGCTCGACAATTCGGGCTCGATGCGCGGCCGGCCGATCACGGTCGCCGCTACCTGCGCCGATATCCTGGCGCGCACGCTGGAGCGCTGCGGCGTTTCGGTGGAGATCCTCGGCTTCACCACCCGCGCCTGGAAGGGCGGGCAGGCGCGCGAGAAATGGCTGAAGGACGGCAAGCCGCCGAATCCCGGCCGCCTCAACGATTTGCGCCATATCATCTACAAGTCCGCCGACCATCCGTGGCGGCGGGCGCGGCGCAATCTCGGCCTGATGATGCGCGAGGGCCTGCTCAAGGAAAACATCGACGGCGAGGCGCTGCTTTGGGCGCACAACCGGCTGATCGGGCGGCCGGAGCAGCGCAAGATCCTGATGATGATCTCCGACGGCGCGCCGGTCGACGATTCGACGCTGTCGGTCAATCCCGGCAACTATCTGGAACGGCATCTGCGCGCGGTGATCGAGCTGATCGAGACGCGCTCGCCGGTGGAGCTTTTGGCCATCGGCATCGGCCATGACGTCACCCGCTACTATCGCCGCGCCGTCACCATTGTCGACGCCGAGGAGCTGGCCGGCGCCATGACCGAGCAGCTCGCTTCGCTGTTTGGCGAGGAAAGCGCGCGCGATACGCGGCGCGGCGGCATGCGGCGCGCCGGATGA
- the cobS gene encoding cobaltochelatase subunit CobS, translated as MNKVDRDIANLPDTTVSVKEKFGFDSKMIVPAYSAATEHVPDVDPDYLFDKGTTLAILAGFAYNRRVMVSGYHGTGKSTHIEQVAARLNWPCVRVNLDSHVSRIDLVGKDAIVVKEGLQITEFRDGILPWAYQHNVALCFDEYDAGRPDVMFVIQRVLESSGRLTLLDQSRVIRPHPAFRLFATANTVGLGDTTGLYHGTQQINQAQMDRWSIVTTLNYLPHDNEVNIVLAKAKHYRDSKGKDIVNKMVRVADMTRSAFINGDLSTVMSPRTVITWAENAEIFGDIGMAFRLTFLNKCDELERSLVAEFYQRAFGQELPESAANVVLG; from the coding sequence ATGAACAAGGTCGATCGCGATATCGCCAACCTGCCCGACACGACGGTGTCGGTGAAGGAGAAATTCGGCTTCGATTCCAAGATGATCGTGCCGGCCTATTCGGCGGCGACGGAACATGTGCCGGATGTCGACCCCGACTATCTGTTCGACAAGGGCACGACATTGGCGATCCTCGCCGGCTTCGCCTACAACCGCCGCGTCATGGTCTCGGGCTATCATGGAACCGGCAAATCGACGCATATCGAGCAGGTCGCCGCGCGCCTCAACTGGCCCTGCGTGCGCGTCAACCTCGACAGCCATGTCAGCCGTATCGACCTCGTCGGCAAGGACGCGATCGTGGTCAAGGAAGGGCTGCAGATTACCGAATTCCGCGACGGCATCCTGCCCTGGGCCTACCAGCACAATGTCGCGCTGTGCTTCGACGAGTACGATGCCGGCCGCCCGGACGTGATGTTCGTTATCCAGCGCGTCTTGGAATCATCGGGCCGCCTAACGCTGCTCGACCAGAGCCGGGTCATCCGTCCGCATCCGGCGTTCCGGCTGTTTGCGACAGCCAACACGGTCGGGCTGGGCGACACCACCGGTCTCTATCACGGCACGCAGCAGATCAACCAGGCGCAGATGGACCGCTGGTCGATCGTCACCACGTTGAACTACCTGCCGCATGACAACGAAGTGAACATCGTGCTGGCCAAGGCCAAGCACTACCGCGACAGCAAGGGCAAGGACATCGTCAACAAGATGGTGCGCGTCGCCGATATGACGCGCTCGGCCTTCATCAACGGCGACCTGTCGACGGTGATGAGCCCGCGCACGGTGATCACCTGGGCCGAGAATGCGGAGATCTTCGGCGACATCGGCATGGCGTTCCGGCTGACCTTCCTCAACAAGTGCGACGAACTGGAGCGTTCGCTGGTGGCTGAATTCTACCAGCGCGCCTTCGGTCAGGAACTGCCGGAATCGGCGGCGAATGTCGTGCTGGGCTAA